Within the Clostridium scatologenes genome, the region TACTAGTAAAATATCCAAAGCCTAAAAAGTCAAAAATAAGAGCAAGGCTTACACATAACATTGGTATAGAAATTAATAGTTTACGAAGTATAGTTTTTTTAGTTTTTAAATTTTCAGAAATTAAATATTTAATCATTATATAATTCCTCTCTTTTTTCTAGTTTCGAGTTCAACGTCCATAAATAAGGCTTCTAAATCTTCACCAGGATTGATTTTGCTTTGGTAGCCTAAAATACCATGACTCATAATTCCCACATACTCTATAACCTGTTCTACTTCAGCTAAAATGTGACTGGATAAAATTACTGTAATTCCTTGCTCTGGAAAAGATTTTATTAATTTTCGCAGGTCTTGAATTCCTATAGGATCTAAGCCATTAGTAGGTTCATCTAAAATCAATAATTTTGGATGGTTTAAAATTGCAATAGCAATACCTAAACGTTGTTTCATTCCCATAGAGAAATTTTTAGCTTGTTTATCGTAAGTATCTGTCAAATCTACAATTTTTAATACTTCACGGATACGCTTATCTGATAACCCTAAAAGAGTAGTATGAACCTTTAAATTTTC harbors:
- a CDS encoding lantibiotic protection ABC transporter ATP-binding protein — its product is MQENYLLQTEKLTKKFKKEYSVNSLSISIPKNHIYGLLGANGAGKSTTLKMITGLLKPTSGEIIFDGHKWNRNDLKDIGSLIEQPPIYGNLTAKENLKVHTTLLGLSDKRIREVLKIVDLTDTYDKQAKNFSMGMKQRLGIAIAILNHPKLLILDEPTNGLDPIGIQDLRKLIKSFPEQGITVILSSHILAEVEQVIEYVGIMSHGILGYQSKINPGEDLEALFMDVELETRKKRGII